From bacterium, one genomic window encodes:
- a CDS encoding SRPBCC family protein, producing MVCKEEKLLIKRPRERVFEIAEDIKKHPEFIPKKEVEILDKSNGNNVIYWSSVNLLGIRFRYLSERSIKGDDAIKIKQIKGLLKGLETELRFEMPNHQETILKVVHRIAFPIPIIGDFIAGLIYSLFIRRMATEFLAGIKERAESENQ from the coding sequence ATGGTTTGTAAAGAAGAGAAGCTCTTAATTAAACGACCCAGAGAACGGGTTTTTGAAATAGCAGAAGACATTAAGAAACATCCAGAGTTTATACCAAAAAAAGAGGTGGAGATTCTTGATAAAAGTAATGGGAATAATGTTATTTATTGGTCAAGTGTCAATCTTTTAGGAATAAGATTTAGGTATCTTTCCGAAAGAAGTATTAAGGGGGATGATGCAATCAAGATTAAGCAGATTAAAGGTCTTCTAAAAGGATTAGAGACGGAATTGAGGTTTGAAATGCCAAATCACCAAGAAACTATCCTTAAGGTGGTTCATAGAATTGCCTTTCCCATACCCATCATAGGAGATTTTATTGCAGGGCTGATATACTCTCTTTTTATAAGAAGAATGGCAACTGAGTTTTTGGCAGGGATAAAAGAGAGGGCAGAATCTGAAAACCAATGA
- a CDS encoding isoprenylcysteine carboxylmethyltransferase family protein encodes MNFTYIYLLFLIGSTIYRIGRLIKSYSDQQRPSRVYFSITYPLMLFLYLTVWCGSIFEYFYFRYILDAKEINILMSGIGFLMYFGVIPLRKWAADTLGKHMSQDIKIFEEHKLIKNGPYRYIRHPLISCAIIEVFGLALIPNSYWTFLIGLFGFMPLMVIRAYLEEKALIEEFKDEYLKYKKEVFAFFPIKRAK; translated from the coding sequence CGGATAGGTCGTCTCATTAAGTCTTATTCTGACCAACAAAGGCCTAGTAGGGTCTATTTCTCTATAACCTACCCCTTAATGCTTTTTCTTTATCTTACTGTTTGGTGTGGTTCTATCTTTGAATACTTCTATTTCCGCTATATCCTTGATGCTAAGGAGATCAATATTCTAATGAGTGGAATTGGGTTTTTGATGTATTTTGGGGTTATTCCTTTACGCAAATGGGCAGCAGATACATTAGGAAAACATATGAGTCAAGATATAAAGATATTTGAAGAACACAAGCTAATTAAGAATGGTCCTTATCGCTACATAAGGCATCCATTGATCTCTTGTGCCATTATTGAGGTTTTTGGTTTAGCCCTTATACCCAATTCCTATTGGACATTCTTAATCGGCCTCTTTGGCTTTATGCCACTTATGGTCATCAGGGCATATTTAGAGGAGAAGGCACTGATTGAGGAATTCAAGGATGAATATCTTAAATACAAAAAAGAGGTTTTTGCCTTCTTTCCAATAAAAAGGGCAAAATAG